Proteins encoded in a region of the Sphingopyxis sp. OAS728 genome:
- the xseA gene encoding exodeoxyribonuclease VII large subunit, giving the protein MSVPFPDTASDDGTEARLLAEAAPGDNAPALSVSQLSAAIKRTVEDGFARVRVRGELSGTKRAASGHFYAALKDDNALIDMVMWKGQAGRLAFRPEDGIEVIATGKLTTYPGRSKYQLVVDTLEVAGEGALMLLFEKLKARLGAEGLFDRERKYDRLPYLPRTIGVVTSPTGAVIRDILHRLADRCPTHVIVWPVLVQGDGAAAQVANAIRGFDAIEPGGRVPRPDLVIVARGGGSIEDLWAFNEEVVVRAIADCRIPTISAVGHETDVTLADYAADVRAPTPTAAAEMAVPVRAELQAQLATWNGRIIGAANRHQALAGERLTALARHLPKRDALYAPQRQRLDDAGDRLDRSQRHRLAVISERLATRGAALRPALLARRWDRDRALLEGLGRLLDSLDPRALLSRGYAMVRDAGGAIVTTAAKAQDAGHLRLQFADGDVPVQVSGSDVPPPSMAPKPARKAPPAEPKRGQGELF; this is encoded by the coding sequence ATGTCAGTCCCTTTTCCCGATACGGCGTCCGACGATGGCACCGAAGCGCGGCTGTTAGCCGAGGCGGCGCCGGGGGACAATGCGCCTGCCTTGTCGGTCAGCCAATTATCGGCGGCGATCAAGCGGACGGTCGAGGACGGTTTTGCGCGCGTGCGCGTGCGCGGCGAGTTATCGGGGACGAAACGCGCGGCATCGGGGCATTTCTATGCGGCGCTGAAGGACGATAATGCCCTGATCGACATGGTGATGTGGAAGGGGCAGGCGGGGCGTCTCGCCTTCCGGCCCGAGGACGGGATCGAGGTGATCGCGACCGGCAAACTCACCACCTATCCGGGGCGGTCGAAATATCAACTCGTCGTCGATACGCTCGAGGTCGCGGGCGAAGGCGCGCTGATGCTGCTCTTCGAGAAACTGAAGGCGCGGCTCGGCGCCGAGGGGCTGTTCGACCGCGAGCGCAAGTACGACCGGCTGCCCTATCTGCCGCGCACGATCGGAGTGGTGACCTCGCCGACGGGCGCGGTGATCCGCGATATCCTTCACCGGCTCGCCGATCGCTGCCCGACACATGTGATCGTGTGGCCGGTGCTGGTGCAGGGCGACGGCGCGGCGGCGCAGGTTGCGAATGCGATCCGCGGTTTCGACGCCATCGAACCCGGCGGGCGGGTGCCGCGCCCCGATCTGGTCATCGTCGCGCGCGGCGGCGGGTCGATCGAGGATCTGTGGGCGTTCAACGAGGAGGTGGTCGTGCGCGCGATCGCCGACTGCCGCATCCCGACGATCAGCGCGGTGGGGCACGAGACCGATGTGACGCTCGCCGACTATGCCGCCGACGTGCGCGCGCCGACGCCGACTGCGGCCGCCGAAATGGCGGTGCCGGTGCGCGCCGAGCTGCAAGCGCAGCTTGCGACATGGAACGGGCGGATCATCGGTGCGGCGAACCGGCATCAGGCGCTGGCGGGCGAGCGACTGACCGCACTCGCGCGCCATTTGCCGAAGCGCGATGCGCTCTATGCACCGCAGCGCCAGCGGCTCGACGATGCGGGCGATCGGCTCGACCGGAGTCAGAGGCACCGGCTGGCGGTGATTTCGGAGCGGCTCGCGACGCGCGGTGCGGCGCTGCGTCCCGCATTGCTCGCGCGGCGCTGGGACCGCGATCGGGCGCTGCTGGAGGGATTGGGACGTTTGCTCGACAGCCTCGATCCGCGCGCGCTGCTGTCGCGCGGCTATGCGATGGTGCGCGATGCCGGGGGAGCGATCGTGACGACCGCTGCCAAGGCGCAGGACGCCGGTCACCTCCGGTTGCAATTCGCCGACGGCGACGTACCGGTGCAGGTCAGTGGGAGCGATGTCCCGCCGCCGTCCATGGCACCGAAGCCTGCGCGCAAGGCGCCGCCCGCGGAGCCCAAACGGGGGCAGGGCGAGCTTTTCTGA
- a CDS encoding HlyD family secretion protein: MDQLSPSRPKAENATPPKAAPKADPLPAPTPAADAAPKASWRTRLLMFGLPALLIAGGAGWWLTSGGSVSTDNAYVQMDKVSVAAEVGGRITEVAVRDGQQVAKGQLLFRIDGEPYALTVAQATAAIDAAEVEVGNLSASANTSNVDIAAAREDVKFAQVTFDRQAALMEKGFTTKAAYDAARHALSQARESVRQAEAAAAEARTKLAAGPSSGINPQVEAARVQRSQAQVNLGRTTVRAPSAGRIAQSDRLQVGQMMVAGLPAVTLVDTAHPWVEANFKETDLADMRVGQRAEISFDAYPGVKVRGHVLTIGAGTGSEFSVLPAQNATGNWVKVTQRVPVRIAFDEKPSRDMIAGLSADVRVFTK; this comes from the coding sequence ATGGACCAGCTCTCCCCCTCCCGCCCGAAGGCCGAGAACGCGACGCCGCCCAAGGCTGCGCCGAAGGCCGATCCTCTGCCCGCGCCCACGCCGGCGGCCGACGCCGCGCCCAAGGCGAGCTGGCGCACGCGCCTGCTGATGTTCGGCCTGCCCGCGCTGCTAATCGCGGGCGGTGCCGGCTGGTGGCTGACGAGCGGCGGATCGGTGTCGACCGACAATGCCTATGTCCAGATGGACAAAGTCTCGGTCGCCGCCGAAGTCGGCGGCCGCATCACCGAAGTCGCGGTGCGCGACGGCCAGCAGGTCGCGAAGGGTCAGTTGCTGTTCCGGATCGACGGCGAACCCTATGCGCTGACCGTCGCGCAGGCGACCGCCGCGATCGACGCCGCCGAGGTCGAGGTCGGCAATCTGTCGGCGAGCGCGAACACGTCGAACGTCGACATCGCCGCGGCGCGCGAGGACGTCAAATTCGCGCAGGTGACCTTCGACCGGCAGGCGGCGCTGATGGAAAAGGGCTTCACGACGAAGGCCGCCTATGACGCGGCGCGCCACGCGCTCAGCCAAGCACGCGAGAGCGTCCGCCAGGCCGAAGCCGCCGCCGCCGAAGCCCGCACCAAGCTTGCCGCCGGCCCGTCGAGCGGGATCAACCCGCAGGTCGAGGCCGCGCGCGTCCAGCGCTCGCAGGCGCAGGTGAACCTCGGCCGCACGACGGTGCGCGCGCCGAGCGCCGGGCGCATCGCGCAGTCGGACCGGCTGCAGGTCGGCCAGATGATGGTCGCCGGGCTCCCTGCCGTCACGCTCGTCGACACCGCGCATCCGTGGGTCGAGGCCAATTTCAAGGAAACCGACCTCGCCGACATGCGCGTCGGCCAGCGCGCCGAGATCAGCTTCGACGCCTATCCGGGGGTGAAAGTGCGCGGCCATGTGCTGACGATCGGCGCGGGCACGGGCAGCGAATTTTCGGTGCTGCCTGCGCAGAATGCCACGGGCAACTGGGTCAAGGTGACGCAGCGCGTGCCCGTCCGCATCGCCTTCGACGAAAAGCCGTCGCGCGACATGATCGCGGGGCTGTCGGCCGACGTGCGGGTGTTTACGAAGTAA
- the purD gene encoding phosphoribosylamine--glycine ligase: protein MNILLVGSGGREHALSWQLAQSPSCAKLYAAPGNPGIELYAECVPISVDDIDGLIAFVKAHAIDFVVVGPEAPLVAGLADRLGEIGIPAFGPSAAAARLEGSKGFTKDLCARAGIPTAAYVRCTSAEEALAVLEGFSIPVVIKADGLAAGKGVIIAETQPEAEAAIDDMFDGAFGSAGAEVVIEEFMTGEEASFFALSDGKDVIAFGSAQDHKRVGDGDVGPNTGGMGAYSPAPVLTADLEAAVMDRIIRPTVATLAAEGTPYVGVLFAGLMLTAEGPKLIEYNCRFGDPECQVLMMRFRGDFAALLHAAATRAIATAEAPAFSHDYALTVVMAANGYPGTPEKGGAIQRIADAEAGGVRVFHAGTAREDRTIVAAGGRVLNVTATGKSVTEAQARAYAAVDKLDFPTGFCRRDIGWREVAREAE from the coding sequence ATGAATATCCTGCTGGTCGGATCGGGGGGCCGCGAACATGCGCTCAGCTGGCAGTTGGCACAATCGCCAAGCTGCGCCAAGCTCTATGCCGCACCGGGCAACCCGGGGATCGAGCTCTACGCCGAATGCGTCCCGATTTCGGTCGACGACATCGACGGGCTGATCGCCTTCGTAAAGGCGCATGCGATCGATTTTGTCGTCGTCGGCCCCGAAGCGCCGCTCGTCGCGGGCCTCGCCGACCGCCTCGGCGAGATCGGTATTCCGGCCTTCGGTCCGAGCGCTGCCGCCGCGCGGCTCGAAGGCTCGAAGGGCTTCACCAAGGACCTTTGTGCGCGCGCCGGCATCCCGACCGCCGCCTATGTCCGCTGCACCAGCGCCGAAGAAGCGCTCGCCGTCCTCGAAGGCTTTTCGATCCCCGTCGTGATCAAGGCCGACGGCCTCGCCGCGGGCAAGGGCGTGATCATCGCCGAAACGCAGCCCGAAGCCGAAGCGGCGATCGACGACATGTTCGACGGCGCCTTCGGCAGCGCGGGCGCCGAGGTGGTGATCGAGGAATTTATGACCGGCGAGGAAGCGAGCTTCTTCGCGCTGTCCGACGGCAAGGACGTCATCGCCTTCGGCAGCGCGCAGGACCATAAGCGCGTCGGCGACGGCGATGTCGGGCCGAACACCGGCGGCATGGGCGCCTACAGCCCCGCCCCTGTGCTCACCGCCGACCTCGAAGCGGCGGTGATGGACCGCATCATCCGCCCGACGGTGGCGACGCTCGCCGCCGAGGGCACGCCTTATGTCGGCGTCCTCTTCGCGGGCCTCATGCTGACGGCTGAAGGCCCGAAGCTGATCGAATATAATTGCCGCTTCGGCGACCCCGAGTGCCAGGTGCTGATGATGCGCTTCAGGGGCGATTTCGCCGCGCTGCTCCATGCGGCAGCGACCCGGGCGATCGCCACGGCCGAAGCGCCAGCCTTCTCGCACGATTATGCGCTGACCGTCGTGATGGCCGCAAACGGCTATCCGGGCACGCCCGAAAAGGGCGGCGCGATCCAGCGCATCGCCGATGCCGAGGCGGGCGGCGTACGCGTCTTCCACGCCGGCACCGCGCGCGAAGACCGGACGATCGTGGCCGCCGGCGGCCGCGTGCTCAACGTCACCGCGACGGGCAAAAGCGTCACCGAGGCACAGGCACGCGCCTATGCCGCGGTCGACAAGCTCGATTTCCCGACCGGCTTTTGCCGCCGCGATATTGGCTGGCGTGAGGTCGCGCGCGAGGCCGAGTGA
- a CDS encoding winged helix-turn-helix transcriptional regulator: MGMDENNLGTCPVDRGLMRVGDRWSMLVLRDIERGLTRYEQLRTSLGIAPNILSRRLSALTEAGLIDKKRYSQRPPRDEYLLTDAGRDFLPILMAIGAWGRKYNGGGALSRHLDAETGEVVRPVVVDANTGAPIGSRPLRFEYPD, from the coding sequence ATGGGTATGGACGAAAATAATTTGGGCACCTGCCCCGTCGACCGCGGGCTGATGCGCGTGGGCGATCGCTGGAGCATGTTGGTGCTGCGCGATATCGAGCGCGGGCTGACGCGTTACGAGCAGCTTCGCACCAGCCTCGGCATCGCACCGAACATCTTGTCGCGGCGCCTGTCGGCGTTGACCGAGGCAGGGCTGATCGACAAGAAACGCTACAGCCAGCGCCCGCCGCGCGACGAATATCTGCTGACCGATGCGGGACGCGATTTCCTGCCGATCCTGATGGCGATCGGTGCGTGGGGGCGCAAATATAATGGCGGCGGCGCGCTCAGCCGCCACCTCGATGCGGAGACGGGCGAGGTCGTGCGCCCGGTCGTCGTCGACGCGAACACCGGCGCGCCGATCGGCTCGCGCCCGCTACGCTTCGAATATCCGGACTAA
- a CDS encoding ArsR/SmtB family transcription factor translates to MSIHEEYDKVFKALSSHVRRQILDTLKDQPLTTGTLCGNFANIDRCTVMQHLKVLEDAGLVIAERRGRERWNHLNAMPIQDIHDRWIGPHAAAAATRLARFRNMVEAG, encoded by the coding sequence ATGTCAATCCATGAAGAATATGACAAGGTTTTCAAGGCGCTGTCCTCGCACGTCCGCCGCCAGATCCTCGACACGCTCAAGGATCAGCCGCTGACCACCGGCACGCTGTGCGGCAACTTCGCCAACATCGACCGCTGCACCGTGATGCAACATCTGAAGGTGCTCGAGGACGCCGGCCTCGTCATCGCCGAACGCCGCGGCCGCGAGCGCTGGAATCATCTCAACGCGATGCCGATCCAGGACATCCACGACCGCTGGATCGGCCCGCACGCGGCCGCCGCCGCGACAAGGCTGGCGCGCTTCAGGAATATGGTGGAGGCGGGCTGA
- a CDS encoding alpha/beta fold hydrolase encodes MTIEPQFFEARDGVRLAWREMGEGRPLFLLHGLFSNAEVNWIKFGTAARVAAEGYRIIMPDLRVHGSSDAPHEEDHYPADVLVHDLQDLVAHLGLDEFDLGGFSLGARTSARAVVAGMRPQRLILGGMGLAGLAGWQRRGKFFKRVIAEYETAKRGDDTWLSIQFMKTMKVDRIAAGHLLDSFTDTTPEMLAALTMPTLVVCGEQDQDNGSAEELVAALPDARLATIPGTHMSSVTEPELGEAIAAFLTA; translated from the coding sequence ATGACGATTGAACCCCAATTTTTCGAAGCGCGCGATGGCGTGCGGTTGGCGTGGCGCGAGATGGGCGAAGGACGCCCTCTCTTCCTGCTTCACGGCCTGTTTTCGAACGCCGAGGTCAACTGGATCAAGTTCGGTACTGCGGCGCGCGTCGCGGCCGAAGGCTATCGCATCATCATGCCCGACCTGCGCGTTCATGGATCGAGCGATGCGCCGCACGAGGAAGACCATTATCCGGCCGATGTGCTGGTCCACGACCTGCAGGATCTGGTGGCGCATCTCGGCCTCGATGAGTTCGACCTCGGCGGCTTCTCGCTCGGCGCACGGACGAGCGCGCGTGCCGTGGTCGCGGGGATGCGTCCGCAGCGGCTGATCCTCGGTGGCATGGGGCTGGCGGGGCTCGCAGGCTGGCAGCGGCGCGGCAAGTTCTTCAAGCGCGTCATTGCCGAATATGAAACGGCAAAGCGCGGCGACGACACCTGGCTGTCGATCCAGTTCATGAAGACGATGAAGGTCGATCGCATCGCGGCGGGACATCTGCTCGACAGCTTCACCGACACGACACCCGAAATGCTCGCGGCACTGACGATGCCAACGCTCGTCGTGTGCGGCGAGCAGGATCAGGATAATGGATCGGCCGAGGAACTGGTCGCGGCGCTGCCCGATGCGCGGCTGGCGACGATCCCGGGGACGCATATGTCGAGCGTGACCGAGCCCGAGCTGGGCGAGGCGATCGCTGCATTCCTGACCGCTTGA
- a CDS encoding SDR family NAD(P)-dependent oxidoreductase produces the protein MTIPTGTALITGASTGLGAVYADRLAKRGRDLILVARNGAQMEELATKLRAEHGVAVDVIAADLTKSDDVTRIEQRLIDDANVTLFVNNAGMSLNGGTLENSAAEVQTIIALNITAAARLAIAAGKAFGARGKGAIVNIASVLALAPEQFEGVYSGSKAFLLNLSLALANSLREQGVTVQAVLPGATRTEIWERSGKDIDAFPAEMVMDAGDLVDAALLGLDRGEEVTIPPLADEGQWNAYHAARLAMGPGLSRRDVAERYRATEAA, from the coding sequence ATGACGATCCCCACTGGAACGGCCCTGATCACGGGCGCCTCGACCGGCCTTGGCGCCGTTTATGCCGACCGCCTCGCAAAGCGCGGACGCGACCTGATCCTCGTCGCGCGCAACGGTGCGCAGATGGAGGAACTCGCGACGAAGCTGCGCGCAGAGCATGGCGTCGCGGTCGACGTGATCGCCGCCGATCTCACCAAAAGCGACGATGTGACGCGCATCGAGCAAAGGCTGATCGACGATGCGAATGTGACGCTGTTCGTGAACAATGCCGGCATGTCGCTGAACGGCGGCACGCTCGAAAATAGCGCCGCCGAGGTGCAGACGATCATCGCGCTCAACATCACCGCCGCGGCGCGGCTCGCGATTGCTGCGGGCAAGGCGTTCGGTGCGCGCGGCAAGGGGGCGATCGTCAACATCGCCTCGGTCCTCGCGCTGGCGCCCGAACAGTTTGAAGGCGTCTACAGCGGGTCGAAAGCCTTCCTGCTCAACCTCAGCCTGGCGCTCGCCAACAGCCTGCGCGAACAGGGGGTGACGGTTCAGGCGGTACTCCCCGGCGCGACGCGCACCGAAATATGGGAGCGCTCGGGCAAAGATATCGACGCGTTTCCGGCCGAGATGGTGATGGACGCGGGCGACCTGGTCGATGCGGCGCTGCTTGGTCTGGATCGCGGCGAAGAGGTGACGATCCCGCCGCTCGCCGACGAAGGCCAGTGGAATGCCTATCATGCGGCGCGGCTCGCGATGGGCCCCGGTCTGTCGCGCCGCGACGTAGCGGAGCGTTATCGGGCGACCGAGGCGGCTTGA
- a CDS encoding SRPBCC family protein has protein sequence MELKFRVAARIAKPVHEVFEAVADPAKLSHYFTTGGAKGRLETGATVEWDFHDFPGAFPVYVIEVVEDEKIILEWQASEGEAHNIEGSEPKDADYRTRVTMSFKGLDDGRTLVEIAEEGWRENQGALGASYGNCQGWSQMLCALKVWIEHGINLREGMYK, from the coding sequence ATGGAGCTGAAATTCAGGGTCGCGGCGCGGATCGCGAAGCCGGTGCACGAGGTGTTCGAGGCGGTCGCCGATCCCGCGAAGCTATCGCACTATTTCACGACCGGCGGCGCCAAGGGGCGGCTCGAGACCGGCGCGACGGTCGAATGGGACTTCCACGATTTTCCGGGCGCCTTCCCCGTCTATGTCATCGAGGTCGTCGAGGATGAGAAGATCATACTCGAATGGCAGGCGAGCGAGGGTGAGGCGCACAATATCGAGGGCAGCGAGCCCAAGGATGCGGACTATCGCACGCGCGTGACGATGAGTTTCAAGGGGCTCGACGACGGCCGCACGCTGGTCGAGATCGCCGAGGAAGGCTGGCGCGAAAATCAGGGTGCGCTCGGCGCCTCCTATGGCAATTGCCAGGGGTGGTCGCAGATGCTCTGCGCGCTCAAGGTCTGGATCGAGCACGGGATCAACCTGCGCGAGGGCATGTATAAATAG
- a CDS encoding 2-hydroxychromene-2-carboxylate isomerase, protein MTLTAGLFWSFRSPYSYLAIGRYRALAASHDVTINLRPVYPLAVRQPDFFERNHPNWLSYTVRDMIRVAQFHGIPFGPPRPDPIVQDMATRAIAAEQPYIYRLTRLGQAASRRGKSLAFAHEAGQLIWGGAQDWHLGDHLAGAARRADLDLAELDAEAVSDADALDNEIAANQVALEIAGHWGVPTLVFDGEPFFGQDRIEMAKWRMEQKGLRPR, encoded by the coding sequence ATGACTTTAACCGCCGGCCTTTTCTGGTCTTTTCGCTCGCCGTACAGCTATCTCGCTATCGGCCGTTATCGCGCACTTGCCGCGAGCCATGACGTCACGATCAATCTGCGCCCGGTCTATCCGCTCGCGGTACGCCAGCCCGACTTTTTCGAGCGCAACCATCCCAACTGGTTGAGCTACACCGTGCGCGACATGATCCGTGTCGCGCAGTTCCACGGCATCCCTTTCGGTCCGCCGCGTCCCGACCCAATCGTGCAGGACATGGCGACGCGCGCCATCGCCGCCGAACAGCCTTATATCTATCGCCTGACCCGGCTCGGGCAGGCGGCGTCGCGGCGCGGCAAGAGCCTCGCCTTCGCGCATGAAGCGGGGCAGTTGATCTGGGGCGGCGCGCAGGACTGGCATCTCGGCGACCATCTGGCAGGCGCCGCGCGCCGCGCCGATCTCGACCTCGCCGAACTCGATGCCGAGGCCGTCAGCGACGCCGACGCGCTCGACAATGAAATTGCCGCGAACCAGGTCGCGCTCGAGATCGCGGGCCATTGGGGCGTGCCGACTTTGGTGTTCGATGGTGAGCCCTTTTTCGGGCAGGATCGCATCGAAATGGCAAAGTGGCGGATGGAGCAAAAGGGGCTGCGCCCGCGCTGA
- a CDS encoding MarR family winged helix-turn-helix transcriptional regulator, which translates to MSETIGFLLNDSARLFRRSFNARTKDSGITALQWRLITYLKRHEGIRQGPLAELIEVEPITLSRMVDRLVEAELVERRADPADRRAWQLYLTPRAGEMLNGMRPIAEALTAEAIEGLSAAEVEQLTDLVERVRANLSRRICQKEKEIV; encoded by the coding sequence ATGAGTGAAACGATCGGATTCCTGCTGAATGACAGCGCGCGCCTGTTCCGGCGCTCGTTCAACGCGCGCACGAAGGACAGCGGGATCACCGCGCTGCAATGGCGGTTGATCACCTATCTCAAGCGCCACGAAGGGATCCGGCAGGGCCCGCTTGCCGAGCTGATCGAGGTCGAACCGATCACGCTGTCGCGCATGGTCGATCGGCTGGTCGAGGCCGAGCTGGTCGAGCGCCGCGCCGACCCCGCCGACCGCCGTGCCTGGCAGCTTTACCTGACGCCGCGCGCGGGCGAGATGCTGAACGGGATGCGCCCGATCGCCGAGGCGCTGACCGCCGAGGCGATCGAAGGATTGAGCGCGGCCGAAGTCGAGCAACTCACCGACCTTGTCGAGCGCGTCCGCGCCAATTTGTCCCGCCGCATCTGCCAAAAAGAAAAAGAGATCGTTTGA
- a CDS encoding M2 family metallopeptidase, with amino-acid sequence MKAMISTLSLALSLAVATPALAQSAPTAADADAFIASVEKDLFDYTVEASQVNWVNSTYLTEDTDAMASRINAVGTEKSVKYALEAAKFKDVAGLSADTKRKLDILRTGIVLPAPTTPGAAAELNTIATDLQSQYGKGRGTLNGKEISGSDIEAEMGNLQNTPAQFAEMWTSWHDKVGAPMKDDYAKMVGIANAGAKELGFADTGAMWRSGYDMPPEEFAKVTEQIWNDMKPLYMALHTYVRSKLNEKYGDAVQPKTGPIRADLLGNMWAQEWGNIYPLVAPAGTGDLGYDIGDLLTAQGKTPLDMVKAGENFYSSLGMAPLPETFWKRSQFLKPADREVVCHASAWDVDNKDDIRIKMCIKVNADDFITIHHELGHNYYQRAYNKQPFLYLNGANDGFHEAIGDFVALSITPQYLVDIGLLDKSKVPSADKDIGLLLRQAMDKVAFLPFGLLVDRWRWGVFDGSIQPADYNKKWTELRTQYQGIVPPGERPANAFDAGAKFHIPGNTPYTRYFLARVLQFQFYQAACKQAGWKGPLHRCSFYGNKEVGAKLNAMLEMGASKPWPDALQAFTGSREMSGKAMADYFAPLKKWLDQQNKGKPQGW; translated from the coding sequence ATGAAAGCCATGATTTCCACGCTGTCGCTTGCCCTGTCGCTCGCGGTCGCGACCCCCGCCCTTGCGCAAAGCGCGCCGACGGCGGCCGATGCCGATGCCTTTATCGCGTCGGTCGAAAAGGATCTGTTCGACTATACGGTCGAGGCGAGCCAGGTGAACTGGGTCAACAGCACCTATCTGACCGAAGATACCGACGCGATGGCGTCGCGGATCAATGCCGTCGGCACCGAAAAGTCGGTCAAATATGCCCTCGAAGCAGCCAAATTTAAGGATGTTGCGGGGCTGAGCGCCGACACGAAGCGCAAGCTCGACATCTTGCGCACCGGCATCGTGCTGCCCGCACCGACGACGCCGGGCGCCGCGGCCGAGCTCAACACGATCGCGACCGACCTGCAGTCGCAATATGGCAAGGGCCGCGGCACGCTCAATGGAAAGGAAATCTCGGGCTCGGATATCGAGGCCGAAATGGGCAATCTTCAGAACACCCCGGCGCAATTCGCCGAGATGTGGACGAGCTGGCACGACAAGGTCGGCGCGCCGATGAAGGATGATTATGCCAAGATGGTCGGCATCGCGAATGCCGGTGCGAAGGAGCTGGGTTTCGCCGACACCGGCGCAATGTGGCGTTCGGGCTACGACATGCCGCCCGAGGAATTCGCGAAGGTCACCGAGCAGATCTGGAACGACATGAAGCCGCTCTACATGGCGCTTCACACCTATGTCCGCTCGAAGCTGAACGAGAAATATGGCGACGCGGTGCAGCCGAAGACCGGCCCGATCCGTGCCGACCTCCTCGGCAATATGTGGGCGCAGGAATGGGGCAATATCTACCCGCTCGTCGCCCCCGCCGGGACCGGCGACCTAGGTTATGACATCGGCGACTTGCTCACTGCACAGGGCAAGACGCCGCTCGACATGGTCAAGGCGGGCGAGAATTTCTATTCGTCGCTCGGCATGGCGCCGCTGCCCGAAACCTTTTGGAAGCGCAGCCAGTTCCTGAAGCCTGCCGACCGCGAGGTCGTGTGCCACGCCTCGGCATGGGACGTCGACAACAAGGACGATATCCGCATCAAGATGTGCATCAAGGTGAATGCCGACGACTTCATCACGATCCACCACGAACTTGGCCATAATTATTACCAGCGCGCGTATAACAAGCAGCCGTTCCTCTATTTGAACGGCGCGAACGACGGCTTCCACGAAGCGATCGGCGATTTCGTCGCGCTGTCGATCACGCCGCAATATCTCGTCGACATCGGGCTACTCGACAAATCGAAGGTGCCGAGCGCCGACAAGGATATCGGTCTCCTGCTCCGCCAGGCGATGGACAAGGTCGCCTTCCTGCCCTTCGGCCTGCTGGTCGATCGCTGGCGCTGGGGCGTTTTCGACGGCTCGATCCAGCCCGCCGACTATAACAAGAAATGGACCGAGCTGCGCACCCAATATCAGGGCATCGTCCCGCCGGGAGAGCGCCCCGCGAACGCGTTCGATGCGGGCGCGAAGTTCCACATCCCCGGCAACACGCCCTACACCCGCTATTTCCTCGCGCGCGTGCTGCAGTTCCAATTCTATCAGGCGGCGTGCAAGCAGGCCGGATGGAAAGGGCCGCTCCATCGCTGCTCCTTCTATGGCAACAAGGAGGTCGGCGCGAAGCTCAATGCGATGCTCGAAATGGGCGCGTCGAAGCCTTGGCCCGATGCGCTGCAGGCCTTCACCGGCAGCCGCGAAATGTCGGGCAAGGCGATGGCCGACTATTTCGCGCCGCTGAAGAAATGGCTCGACCAGCAGAACAAGGGCAAGCCGCAGGGGTGGTGA